CTCAGTTCGATGAGAGCCAAAAGGAAATAGTCTATAATGGACTCAAAGGATGCATGCAATTGTCTCTTTCATATTACTCGCAGTATGTTGAATTTTTGGCAAACTGTTTGGGACATAAACTCTCAATCTGGGACATAGCAAATTGAAGGCAAGGAATGTCCCTTACTTGAAAATGTTCTGTAACAAAACTCTTGCAAAGAGATCGCCAAAAgcagtttaaaaataaagtaactATCTGAGATCTATCTGAGATCCTTAACAGGAATTCTTAACGTCAGAGTTTTACCAGTTTAGTTAGTttagttttacattttgtttctTTAGGTGGTCGCTGATTAATTAAATCATACAATCAGTTTACAATGGCAtaattcttttgcttttcattttaacCAATAAAATGGTGAACTACATATGATATGCTATATTACGGAATCTTATTTTCCTTTTAGAAACTCCGCAACCGTCGCAGCACTGTCCAAGGAAGAATGGCTATTTTGGTCATGAGAAGCCCGGAATTTGCGACAAGTTCTACTTCTGCGTTGATGGCCAATTTAACATGATCACATGTCCTGCTGGACTGGTATTCAATCCCAAGACTGGCATCTGCACCTGGCCGGATGAGGTGGGCGTCACTGGCTGCAAGTCAGAAGATATTTTCGAGTTCGAGTGCCCTAAAGTGAATGAGAGCATCGCTGTTACACATCCACGCTACGCGGATCCCGATGACTGTCAATTCTTTTATGTGTGCGTGAATGGGGATCTACCACGACGCAATGGCTGCAAACTTGGTCAGGTCTTCGATGAGGAAAACAAGACCTGCGACTGGGCTCGCAAAGTACCTGACTGGTAAGTGTATGAAGTTGAACAAAAGTCGCAAGATtaattgtgatttattttCCAAAGTGCTGATTGGTACAAGGATCGTCTAACTGATGCCGAGCTGGATGAGCTGGAGAATCCGAAACCAAAGCCAACGACCACCAAGAGGCCGCAACGTGTGCGCGGAGCATCAAGGCGTAAGCCTAAACCTAAGGTGGTCAAAGAGGAAGAGGAGCTCGAGGAGGAAGAGGCCTAAGCGCTGACTGTTTAATCTTAAGTTTGTCATTCCTGGCTACGAATaggcaaaaacaataaactatTACATACTTTCGCGCGCTGCAATAAATGTGTTCCCTTCTCAGTCGCACTTTAAACATTCCGACTGGTCTGTTGGTTTatgtataattttgtattccGCTGTTAGACATTTCCAGTTGACAAGTAGCAACAATAGGGAAGCGAATGCCGCATCATGTTTTCCAGTCTGTTTCCCACAGACAActaacaacaaatacaaaagttgtgcacataaaaaatacaagagCAATACGCGCTTAGATTTAGATTTTGTGAGCACAACGTCAGGCGCTGCCAAAATgacaacatttttatgcgtATACAGACAAGCAGACAAGAATCTCATCGCCATTAGGGCCATCTTGCTTGCTGTTGTATTTTCCCCGTTTTATGAAACAAAATCAATGCATATACTCGGTTTGCTCTCCGTCTTTGGCAGTTcgctcagctgctgctgctgctgcctgcagcgcataaattcaatttaccgTTCAGCatgcacaaaagtatgcaacaaaatcTTACCAGACcgtcacacatacacactcacattgGATATGTGTATGACGTTTGCCAGACAACAAGTATTCGATAAAACGTATCGAAATTTCATTGCGAAAATTGTGTGCAGTTGAAAGACGAGATTTACAGTGGCCGTTGCCAGAGACAGAGATTGAGactgagagagggagaaagagtgagagcaAGGGGGAATAAAGATGGATATGGAGAAATGGGTGTGGAGACCAAATCGTAAATTGTATTGTTTAAGTAGCAAAGTAAAATCGCAGAGTGCCATAAGATATTCCACTTCCACTTGGCAAACGTTGAAGCATTTGTATAGGGATTGGCCATTGGACATGGGTAAGGCAATAAATTGATAACCCAATAAATGGATGTTCCAATTGAACTGCACAATACGATCAGCGGttagatttgaatttaaatttgaatggGTCACTTCTAAAGAGAAATGTGTTTCCCCACCAGTTTGTGGTTagtaaattgataaaaaaaaatcgaatatagAACGGTGACTGAGCACTAAGCTAAGTTAAGTTGAACCTgcacttttgctttgcttatcAACAATAGGATCTATAACTATACCTAGGAACACGCTCCGAATCTGGACATGTGAAGTGAAACGTTTAGCCAAAGCAGCAGAACGTGCATTGTCCAAGTGAGGACAATTACCAGGCACCGATGTTGTTTGACTGGGTGTTAATGaacaactcaactcaactcaactgaactcgACTCTATTCAAGTCAACTTCATCTATGGCAGGACTTATGACGCGGTCACTGGCGCACGCACTCGGCCAGGACCCGAACGAGTGGCAAGGGAAACCTGTTGGCCCAATGGCTTTTGCGTCTAATTAATCAACCAACTCAGGCAGTCAGAAGGAAGCTAGCAGTGGGTGGCGAAGGCTGGCGTCACGCTGTCAATAATTTGGCACGTTCAGTGACCCGCTCAAACCCTCCCACACCTCTCCaatgccacagccacagccatgGCAgtaggcagcaggcagcaggcaggaGCACCTGCTGTTGCGAAACCATCTAAAAAGCATTTCGTCGAACTCAGCGCCTACTTAATCAAGTGTAACATGAACATGTCCAAGCACACCTGGCGGCAGGCTGACATATTGGGCCACAGCACTTCCTGCCTGCTTTTCacttaatgtgtgtgtgttgcttatgtgtatgtgtatgagtGTTCGAGAAAAGTCCACACTCTCTCATTCCATCGTATCAAATGTCAAATTTGACATAAACAAGTGTTTAcataatgacaacaacaatttgcgtAATTGTCGGAGACAAGTTTCACATGGACATCGCGTTGTTTTGCCCTTATAAGGCACAAGGCTCCAGTGCTCCAAACTGGGGACGCTTTTTCTTTGTGTCTCGCATTTTCATCGTGCTTGCCAAATTGCATAATTAGTTCAGAATCGTGAGTTGACTAATTGATCAAATGCCGTGGGGAAAATTTAATTGAGATCAAACTGCGACAAACATTCAATGTGCTTTATGCTGTGAATTCTGGTAACGATAATGATATCGCAATATTTCATCTATTCGGCAGAGAAACACAGAAGtacttaaacaaattaatttattcctATATTTTTGAGAAACAATATAGATTTTAAAGTTCGATAGAATACgaaataacatataaataaataataaatgcatagCTGCATTCATCATCTACCACAAATGTGATATACATTCAGGATATTAATTCAAAGCTTGCCTCAAATATTTGGTTAAGAAGTAGAATAAACAATTTGGAAATATTGTCGGACAGGATTCGgcacattaaataattaaaagagaATTGTGACTTTGTTCTGAAATCTGATAATGTTGCTAaacagcaaatattttgacCTTAAGCATCTTTGCACTGCCCGAAAATGAAGTCATTGTTTGCCCACGTACGAACCGAGGCGTTCAACCAACATTTACCAACAGCATCAGTTTGGCTTGAACTTGGAACTCGGAACTTGGAGCTGGGCAAGTGCTGAGTGGCTGAGTGCTGTGTCTGGTTATGGCGTTATGTGGGCAcgcccaaaaataaaatgaaatagcagcaagaaaaaaataataaggcAAAGAATATGCCAATGCCTTATGCTGGGGAGAAGTTGATTGTTTGCTCCTTGGGCTATTTGCTTTCTtgatgaaataattaaatgtcatTCATTGAGGTCCTTTTGCCGTTTATGCCGCtgaggagcagcagctgccagtTAGCCTGTTCGCCTACTCTCCTGTCCGCCTGCTTACCGTAATTGTTGAGCACTTTCGCATATCCTTTTTGCGCCTTCGCTTCTGTAACTAATTTGTGCAGTTGCCTTGGGGCGGTGTCCTTGCTTCCCAAGCGCTTTGATTTTAGTTATTGCACCCACCCGATGAACTTTCTCCCCTTCTGCGTTaagttcattaaacttttgtctGGGCAGGCTGCACATTTAGTCAGCTAATTAACTACTGCACACTTTTCGGGCCGGCTGAAGTTTAATGAACCGACTCCAGCAATGTTACACCTGACGCCGCATCTTCCCTCAGTTGCCAGCACTCCAATTTGCATATTCATCAGCATCGAAGTCGAGAGACATCGGCGAGAGTCTGAAGTCGAAAATACTCAAACATCAGTCTGAATCATTTAGATGGCCAATTTGTAGGCCAAGTTGTGCAGCCTTGGACACTTTTTGATTTAATGCCAGACAAATGGAAACAGTGCTCAGTTTGGTCTAGTCtaaaattagcattttttaattatacttcTCTTTTGCTTAAAGTGCGAAAGCCGAAAGTTTATTGaagaatgaaaatatatttttgacatCTTTAGTTGTTTTTGCTACATTTACTAAATATGTCAATAGATTTAAAGTGTTCTTACAAATTAGTGGATATTATTCATAAGTAATTCTaatactttattaaaattgctgTTTCATCGAGTACAAGAG
This DNA window, taken from Drosophila nasuta strain 15112-1781.00 chromosome 2L, ASM2355853v1, whole genome shotgun sequence, encodes the following:
- the LOC132795412 gene encoding protein obstructor-E isoform X2, whose protein sequence is MAFMKICIFALLVGTTLAQRERGNFRVGPGHPPSQRHLPPRARDPVEVAAIQPKRKQAEVEYEPTEECPDANGFFPDSKQCDKYYACLDGKHTERLCADGMVFNDYSPIEEKCDLPYNIDCTKRSKLQTPQPSQHCPRKNGYFGHEKPGICDKFYFCVDGQFNMITCPAGLVFNPKTGICTWPDEVGVTGCKSEDIFEFECPKVNESIAVTHPRYADPDDCQFFYVCVNGDLPRRNGCKLGQVFDEENKTCDWARKVPDCADWYKDRLTDAELDELENPKPKPTTTKRPQRVRGASRRKPKPKVVKEEEELEEEEA
- the LOC132795412 gene encoding protein obstructor-E isoform X1 — encoded protein: MKNYGDKFFYSKPKQRSIFRRWICRTTLAQRERGNFRVGPGHPPSQRHLPPRARDPVEVAAIQPKRKQAEVEYEPTEECPDANGFFPDSKQCDKYYACLDGKHTERLCADGMVFNDYSPIEEKCDLPYNIDCTKRSKLQTPQPSQHCPRKNGYFGHEKPGICDKFYFCVDGQFNMITCPAGLVFNPKTGICTWPDEVGVTGCKSEDIFEFECPKVNESIAVTHPRYADPDDCQFFYVCVNGDLPRRNGCKLGQVFDEENKTCDWARKVPDCADWYKDRLTDAELDELENPKPKPTTTKRPQRVRGASRRKPKPKVVKEEEELEEEEA